One Pongo abelii isolate AG06213 chromosome 12, NHGRI_mPonAbe1-v2.0_pri, whole genome shotgun sequence DNA segment encodes these proteins:
- the THUMPD2 gene encoding THUMP domain-containing protein 2 isoform X9, which translates to MSEARGEPGSGPEAGARFFCTAGRGLEPFLMREVRARLAATQVEYISGKVFFTTCSDLNMLKKLKSAERLFLLIKKQFPLIISSVSKGKIFNEMQRLINEDPGSWLNAISIWKNLLELDAKKEKLSQRDDNQLKRKVGENEIIAKKLKIEQMQKIEENRDCQLEKQIKEETLEQRDFTTKSENFQEEEFQNDIEKAIDTHNQNDLTFRVSCRCSGTIGKAFTAQEVGKVIGIAIMKHFGWKADLRNPQLEIFIHLNDVYSVVGIPVFRVSLASRAYIKTAGLRSTIAWAMASLADIKAGAFVLDPMCGLGTILLEAAKEWPNCHCLQKVLILLFLTFHLGKSLS; encoded by the exons ATGTCGGAGGCGCGTGGAGAGCCAGGGTCCGGGCCTGAGGCTGGCGCCCGATTCTTCTGCACTGCGGGTCGCGGCCTGGAGCCGTTCCTTATGCGGGAGGTGCGGGCGCGGCTGGCGGCCACGCAG gtTGAATATATTTCAGGAAAGGTTTTTTTCACCACCTGTTCTGATTTGAATATGTTGAAGAAATTAAAATCTGCAGAAAGATTATTTTTGCTGATTAAAAAGCAGTTTCCActtattatttcttctgtaaGTAAAG gaaaaatatttaatgaaatgcaaAGACTTATAAATGAAGATCCAGGAAGTTGGTTGAATGCCATTTCAATTTGGAAAAATCTTCTTGAACTTgatgcaaaaaaggaaaaactttctCAGAGAGATGATAACCAACTGAAAAGAAAAGTGGGAGAAAATGAAATCAttgcaaagaaattaaaaatagaacaaatgcAAAAGATAGAAGAGAATAGGGACTGCCAgctggaaaaacaaataaaagaagaaactcTGGAGCAAAGAGATTTTACCACTAAAAGCGAAAACTTTCAAGAAGAAGAATTTCAGAATGACATAGAGAAAGCAATTGATACTCATAATCAGAATGACTTGACTTTCAGAGTATCTTGTCGCTGCAGTGGAACTATTGGAAAGGCCTTCACTGCACAG GAGGTAGGAAAAGTAATTGGAATTGCTATTATGAAACACTTTGGATGGAAAGCAGACTTGAGGAATCCACAATTAGAG ATCTTTATACATCTAAATGACGTTTACTCTGTGGTGGGGATTCCTGTGTTCAG GGTTTCCCTAGCCAGCAGAGCTTACATCAAGACAGCTGGACTGCGATCTACCATAGCGTGGGCAATGGCATCTCTGGCTGACATTAAg GCTGGTGCATTTGTTTTAGATCCAATGTGTGGACTTGGAACAATACTTTTGGAAGCTGCTAAAGAATGGCCA